Proteins encoded together in one Variovorax paradoxus window:
- a CDS encoding CPBP family intramembrane glutamic endopeptidase translates to MKSQGFPSGPQAALLFLALFLCEFVIAVALRDANRWLGLNDMQLGVLAAVLGNGCVFAGVMHFQQLTYRELFHQSPASARATLVLIVPPVLLLVPGLMVVIVSAMNLLVLVAPLSAWEESMFSRMADGSVAATLAVCVMAPLLEEMLFRGIVLRGFLQRYSRWQAILGSALLFGVAHMNIYQFFVGLVLGTVLGWLYERTRSLIPCIALHAAYNTGTIFLSDLPETISLADTALALVAILVATVCGVLALRHMLVAPIARRQAP, encoded by the coding sequence GTGAAGAGCCAGGGCTTTCCCAGCGGGCCGCAGGCCGCCCTCCTGTTCCTGGCGCTGTTCCTGTGCGAGTTCGTCATTGCCGTTGCGCTGCGCGACGCCAACCGTTGGCTCGGGCTGAACGACATGCAGCTTGGCGTGCTTGCCGCCGTGCTGGGCAACGGCTGCGTCTTTGCCGGGGTCATGCACTTTCAGCAGCTCACCTATCGCGAGTTGTTCCACCAGTCTCCGGCCTCCGCCCGGGCCACGCTGGTGCTGATCGTGCCGCCGGTGCTGCTGCTGGTGCCGGGACTGATGGTGGTGATAGTGTCGGCAATGAACCTGCTGGTGCTGGTCGCGCCGCTTTCCGCTTGGGAAGAATCGATGTTCAGCCGCATGGCCGACGGCAGCGTTGCCGCCACGCTTGCCGTGTGCGTGATGGCGCCCCTGCTCGAGGAAATGCTGTTCCGTGGCATCGTTCTGCGGGGTTTCCTGCAGCGCTATTCGAGGTGGCAGGCCATCCTGGGCTCGGCGTTGCTCTTCGGGGTGGCGCACATGAACATCTACCAGTTTTTCGTCGGGCTGGTCTTGGGCACGGTGCTGGGGTGGCTCTATGAGCGCACCCGCTCGCTCATTCCGTGCATCGCGCTGCATGCGGCCTACAACACCGGCACCATTTTCTTGAGCGACCTGCCCGAAACCATTTCGCTCGCGGACACCGCGCTGGCCTTGGTGGCAATCCTGGTGGCAACAGTGTGCGGCGTGCTGGCTTTGCGGCACATGCTGGTGGCACCCATTGCGCGCAGGCAAGCGCCCTGA
- a CDS encoding flavin reductase family protein, whose protein sequence is MTRSSSATPDASSSSYRSPVPLAKAYRLINHGPTVLVSAAHGGQRNIMAAAWAMPLDFDPPKVAVVLDKSTWTRTLLESEGTFALQVPSRAQLDLTEALGNSSGREIVERDGRDKFAAYGLQTFAGTAVAAPLLEGCVAWLECRLLPEPHIQQRYDLFLGEVIAAQADSRVFAEGRWNFTGHDELRTLHHVAGGHFIVDGDAVDAQPIRPVQT, encoded by the coding sequence ATGACCCGTTCCTCGTCCGCTACTCCCGACGCATCGTCGTCTTCGTACCGCTCGCCGGTTCCCCTGGCCAAGGCCTACCGCCTGATCAACCACGGTCCCACCGTTCTCGTGAGTGCCGCTCACGGCGGGCAGCGCAACATCATGGCCGCGGCCTGGGCGATGCCGCTGGACTTCGACCCGCCCAAGGTGGCCGTGGTGCTCGACAAGAGCACCTGGACCCGCACGCTGCTTGAAAGCGAGGGCACCTTTGCGCTGCAGGTGCCCTCTCGCGCGCAGCTCGATCTGACGGAAGCCTTGGGCAACAGTTCGGGGCGCGAGATCGTCGAACGCGATGGGCGCGACAAGTTTGCGGCCTACGGGCTGCAGACTTTCGCCGGCACCGCCGTTGCGGCGCCCTTGCTTGAGGGCTGCGTGGCCTGGCTCGAATGCCGGCTGTTGCCAGAGCCGCACATTCAGCAGCGCTACGACCTGTTCCTCGGCGAGGTGATTGCTGCGCAGGCCGACTCGCGCGTGTTTGCCGAGGGGCGCTGGAACTTCACGGGACACGATGAACTCCGCACGCTGCATCATGTGGCGGGCGGTCATTTCATCGTCGATGGCGACGCGGTCGATGCGCAGCCGATCCGGCCGGTGCAAACCTAG
- a CDS encoding methyltransferase family protein yields MLLWFQIFLFVAGTAALLYVSRGPLSQPGSHGFYRFFAWECMLVLIIVNLPVWHVDPLSFTQLLSCVLLALSIWLPIHAVRLLKAHGKPTEARNDDPALYGFEKTSFIVSTGAFRYIRHPMYTALMLLAWGAFLKQFTWLTLALVLAATVLLFLTARSDEKECIAHFGDAYREYMRRTRRFIPFLL; encoded by the coding sequence ATGCTCCTCTGGTTTCAGATTTTTCTTTTTGTCGCCGGCACGGCAGCGCTGCTGTACGTGTCGCGCGGCCCGCTGAGCCAGCCGGGCTCGCACGGCTTCTACCGCTTTTTTGCGTGGGAGTGCATGCTGGTGCTCATCATCGTGAACCTGCCGGTCTGGCATGTAGACCCGCTGTCGTTCACCCAGCTGCTCTCCTGCGTGCTGCTGGCGCTGTCGATCTGGCTGCCGATCCATGCGGTAAGGCTGCTCAAGGCCCATGGCAAGCCGACCGAGGCGCGCAACGACGATCCGGCGCTCTATGGTTTCGAGAAAACATCGTTCATCGTCAGCACGGGTGCCTTCCGCTACATTCGCCACCCCATGTACACGGCACTGATGCTGCTGGCCTGGGGCGCCTTCCTGAAGCAGTTCACCTGGCTCACCCTTGCGCTGGTGCTGGCGGCCACGGTGCTGTTGTTTCTGACGGCGCGCAGCGATGAGAAGGAATGCATTGCCCATTTTGGCGATGCCTACCGCGAGTACATGCGCCGCACGCGGCGCTTCATTCCTTTCCTGCTGTGA